From one Luteolibacter sp. SL250 genomic stretch:
- a CDS encoding glycosyltransferase, whose protein sequence is MLSVVVPVYNVEKYLRRCLDSIFSQGPDVGFEVIAVNDASTDGSRAILEEYAERYENLLIIDQEVNSSLAVARKTGIGRAKGFYVIHVDSDDWVNPGMFSELLQLAEKEGHPDVVVFNDIRSDGVRILTELKIKEFSRAGADGKDAIQHLFFGACVNKMVKRELLGDLVYGSVYQNLAEDLIYSTEVLVKASSFVLTPSTYYNYFWNEDSLSVLMTPERYVKSRTELFRLLISIKERYPGFNPDWLVNIRDRKMDADTLRYLTIHHLTKDKVSASVFGEFDETYNHLFGSHRDALDVRRLYRDRLYLMRVLAKNVGWLNVLKKIIRSRVAA, encoded by the coding sequence ATGCTCTCGGTTGTGGTCCCGGTGTATAACGTCGAGAAGTATCTGAGGCGGTGCCTGGATTCGATATTCTCCCAGGGGCCGGATGTCGGGTTTGAGGTGATCGCGGTGAATGACGCCTCCACGGACGGAAGTCGTGCCATTCTGGAGGAATATGCGGAGCGGTACGAGAACCTGCTGATCATCGACCAGGAGGTCAACAGCAGTCTGGCTGTAGCGAGGAAGACGGGAATCGGGAGAGCGAAAGGGTTTTATGTCATCCACGTGGATTCGGATGATTGGGTCAATCCAGGCATGTTCTCAGAACTGCTGCAGCTTGCGGAGAAAGAAGGTCATCCGGATGTCGTTGTGTTCAATGACATCCGCAGCGATGGGGTCAGGATATTGACGGAACTGAAGATCAAGGAATTCTCCAGGGCCGGGGCGGACGGAAAGGATGCCATCCAGCATTTGTTCTTCGGAGCTTGTGTGAACAAGATGGTGAAGAGGGAGTTGCTCGGGGATCTGGTGTATGGCTCCGTCTATCAGAATCTGGCGGAGGATCTGATCTACTCCACGGAAGTCCTGGTGAAGGCATCGAGTTTCGTATTAACGCCATCGACCTACTATAACTACTTTTGGAACGAGGATTCCCTGAGTGTTCTGATGACGCCGGAACGGTACGTCAAAAGCAGGACGGAATTGTTCCGCCTGCTGATTTCCATCAAAGAAAGGTATCCCGGATTCAATCCGGACTGGCTGGTGAACATCAGGGATCGAAAGATGGACGCTGATACCCTGAGGTATCTGACGATCCATCACCTCACCAAGGACAAGGTCAGTGCCTCCGTTTTCGGTGAATTCGATGAGACGTACAATCATCTGTTCGGCTCCCATCGGGATGCCCTGGATGTCAGGCGGTTGTATCGTGACAGGCTGTATTTGATGCGTGTCCTGGCGAAGAACGTCGGCTGGCTGAATGTTCTCAAGAAGATCATCAGGTCGCGGGTCGCCGCGTGA